From the Actinomycetes bacterium genome, one window contains:
- a CDS encoding benzaldehyde dehydrogenase, which translates to MGLMDAATWSGKVFLGGEWRPATGGVYPVVEPATGNELERMGQPTVADVDEAVASAAAAQEAWAATPYPARAAVLRKAGDLWQEHGDDIAFWNVREVGAIPGMAAFSLHVAAQECYEAAALPSRAYGELIPSEEPRLSLARRVPAGVVAVISPFNVPVILGIRSVAPALALGNAVVLKPDPRTAVTGGVSIARIFEEAGLPPGVLQMLPGGVDVGEALIAHPSVRVVSFTGSTAAGRRVGELAGRHLTRAHLELGGNSALLVLDDADVDQAVTLAAWGSFFHQGQICMTTGRHIVHERLYDDYVDKLAAKAAHLPVGNPATEQVALGPVIDERQRNKIHGLVTASIEAGAKAAAGAEYDRLFYRPTVLADVPTSSPAFADEIFGPVAPVTSFSDVDEAIRLAADTPYGLALGIVTRDVMKGLAVAERIPSGIVHINDQTVSDEANIPFGGVGASGTGSRFGGAAANIDAFTETQWVTIRREPPAYPF; encoded by the coding sequence ATGGGTCTGATGGACGCTGCGACATGGTCGGGCAAGGTTTTCCTCGGCGGAGAGTGGCGACCCGCCACCGGCGGGGTGTACCCCGTCGTGGAGCCCGCGACGGGCAACGAGCTGGAGCGCATGGGCCAGCCGACCGTCGCCGACGTGGACGAGGCGGTGGCCAGCGCGGCCGCCGCGCAGGAGGCGTGGGCCGCGACGCCGTACCCGGCGCGCGCCGCGGTCCTGCGCAAGGCGGGAGACCTCTGGCAGGAGCACGGGGACGACATCGCCTTCTGGAACGTCCGTGAGGTGGGTGCCATCCCGGGGATGGCCGCCTTCTCGCTGCACGTGGCCGCGCAGGAGTGCTACGAGGCGGCGGCCCTGCCCAGCCGGGCGTACGGCGAGCTGATCCCGAGCGAGGAGCCGCGCCTGTCCCTCGCCCGCCGCGTGCCCGCGGGTGTGGTCGCGGTGATCTCGCCGTTCAACGTGCCGGTCATCCTCGGAATCCGCTCGGTGGCGCCGGCCCTCGCGCTCGGCAACGCGGTCGTCCTCAAGCCCGACCCGCGGACCGCGGTGACCGGCGGGGTGAGCATCGCCCGCATCTTCGAGGAGGCGGGGCTGCCACCCGGCGTCCTGCAGATGTTGCCGGGCGGGGTCGACGTCGGCGAGGCGCTCATCGCGCACCCGTCGGTGCGCGTCGTGTCCTTCACCGGGTCCACGGCAGCGGGGCGGCGGGTCGGAGAGCTCGCCGGCCGGCACCTCACCCGCGCCCACCTCGAGCTGGGCGGGAACTCCGCGCTGCTCGTCCTCGACGACGCCGACGTCGACCAGGCGGTCACCCTGGCCGCGTGGGGCTCGTTCTTCCACCAGGGCCAGATCTGCATGACGACCGGGCGCCACATCGTCCACGAGCGGCTCTACGACGACTACGTCGACAAGCTCGCCGCCAAGGCCGCGCACCTGCCGGTGGGCAACCCCGCGACGGAGCAGGTCGCGCTCGGGCCGGTCATCGATGAGAGGCAGCGCAACAAGATCCACGGTCTGGTCACCGCGAGCATCGAAGCGGGGGCGAAGGCCGCCGCCGGTGCCGAGTACGACCGCCTTTTCTACCGCCCGACCGTGCTCGCCGACGTGCCCACCAGCTCGCCCGCGTTCGCCGACGAGATCTTCGGCCCGGTCGCCCCCGTCACCAGCTTCAGCGACGTCGACGAGGCGATCCGGCTCGCCGCGGACACGCCGTACGGGCTGGCGCTGGGCATCGTCACCCGCGACGTCATGAAGGGCCTCGCGGTCGCCGAGCGCATCCCCAGCGGCATCGTGCACATCAACGACCAGACGGTGAGCGACGAGGCGAACATCCCCTTCGGCGGCGTCGGGGCGTCGGGCACCGGGTCGCGCTTCGGTGGCGCCGCGGCGAACATCGACGCCTTCACCGAGACCCAGTGGGTGACGATCCGCCGTGAGCCCCCGGCGTACCCGTTCTGA